In a genomic window of Deltaproteobacteria bacterium:
- the rpsJ gene encoding 30S ribosomal protein S10, translating into MNEKIRIRLKAYDHRLLDQSVKEIVETVRRTGGRVAGPIPLPTRIERFTVNRSPHVDKKSREQFEIRTHKRLIDILEPTQQTIDALGKLDLAAGVDVEIKLQ; encoded by the coding sequence GTGAACGAGAAGATCCGCATACGCCTGAAGGCCTACGACCACCGCTTGCTCGATCAGTCGGTGAAGGAGATCGTCGAGACGGTACGGCGCACCGGCGGCCGCGTGGCGGGTCCGATCCCGCTGCCGACGCGCATCGAGCGCTTCACCGTCAACCGCTCTCCGCACGTCGACAAGAAGTCCCGCGAGCAGTTTGAAATCCGTACACACAAACGGTTAATTGATATCTTGGAGCCCACCCAGCAGACGATCGATGCCTTGGGCAAACTCGATCTGGCGGCGGGTGTGGACGTTGAGATCAAGCTCCAGTAA
- the tuf gene encoding elongation factor Tu (EF-Tu; promotes GTP-dependent binding of aminoacyl-tRNA to the A-site of ribosomes during protein biosynthesis; when the tRNA anticodon matches the mRNA codon, GTP hydrolysis results; the inactive EF-Tu-GDP leaves the ribosome and release of GDP is promoted by elongation factor Ts; many prokaryotes have two copies of the gene encoding EF-Tu) — protein VATLPAGTEMVMPGDNVKLAIELITPIAMDEGLRFAIREGGRTVGAGVVTKIIA, from the coding sequence GGTGGCGACGTTGCCTGCGGGGACGGAGATGGTGATGCCCGGGGACAACGTCAAGCTGGCCATCGAGCTGATCACGCCGATTGCGATGGACGAAGGGCTGCGCTTTGCCATCCGCGAAGGCGGCCGCACCGTCGGTGCTGGTGTCGTCACCAAGATCATCGCCTAA